The Oryzias melastigma strain HK-1 linkage group LG13, ASM292280v2, whole genome shotgun sequence genome window below encodes:
- the il10ra gene encoding interleukin-10 receptor subunit alpha — MEKKIQMPIFAFILFLSLVSGNKVAPPEKLDVNIWDGEVTVTWEDPVNLPSYYWYNVEMGRYGGEWKNVSDCMKITKPFCDITKLIENYDGAYKVRVRLVTPHHQSEKKIPKFYPNKSQLLPPSFTLWATSSTINVYIHEKPILKKVFPYGVTFTVYLEEFGPENKTTEAHLEDSALMDQRTKVFTGLQQGTKYCVSAMVEGKGALFYSDKSASQCLNLPEQEWYILAISSLSILGFLAVVFIIGMIILCYVRVPAKTPAALKSTKSGWHPLSVAEGPTEVVTDKGWFLARNRVVVNLPVSHVTAAGETKDTKRTSVNSWVSMETNSATDNGGSSPSRQEDSGCGSLMESENSTSSQYPLTDDRTPADPVRQREDSGVGMDTKLELSSVNLDVPDHTHLIETGSYLSQRPSVSQNPACNEENIPTETILAEVVTGYRAGPQSCICSGAGQCSWCLKFSHFVKEVSKHRAVSTENGQLDNQSDLMDSYNGKLVFSSYASTPQMETVILHDAETTILHMNDTFPLLASLPLMSCGQDFNMNNMQLSLCDVQMTND; from the exons ATGGAGAAGAAAATCCAAATGCCGATCTTCGCCTTCATTCTTTTTCTGAGCCTCGTTTCAG gAAATAAAGTCGCTCCGCCTGAAAAACTAGATGTGAACATTTGGGATGGGGAAGTAACAGTAACGTGGGAAGATCCTGTGAATCTCCCTTCATACTACTGGTACAATGTGGAAATGGGAAG atATGGAGGAGAGTGGAAAAACGTTTCGGACTGCATGAAAATCACAAAGCCTTTCTGTGATATCACCAAACTTATCGAAAACTATGATGGTGCCTACAAGGTCAGAGTGAGGCTGGTCACACCACATCATCAGTCGGAGAAGAAAATACCCAAATTTTACCCAAACAAAA GTCAATTGCTGCCTCCCTCTTTTACATTGTGGGCTACTTCCAGCACCATCAACGTCTATATTCATGAAAAACCCATcctgaaaaaagtgtttccatacGGAGTCACCTTCACTGTTTACTTGGAAGAATTCGGGCCTGAAAACAAG ACTACCGAAGCTCACCTGGAAGACAGTGCACTGATGGATCAGAGAACAAAAGTTTTCACAGGGCTTCAGCAGGGCACAAAATACTGTGTCAGTGCCATGGTTGAAGGCAAAGGAGCTCTCTTCTACAGTGACAAGTCAGCGTCTCAATGCCTGAATCTTCCAGAGCAAG AATGGTACATTCTTGCCATTTCATCGTTATCCATTCTTGGTTTTCTGGCAGTAGTTTTCATTATAGGAATGATTATCTTATGTTACGTGAGAGTTCCTGCAAAAACTCCTGCTGCACTG AAATCTACTAAAAGTGGCTGGCATCCACTGTCTGTGGCAGAAGGACCTACAGAGGTGGTCACAGACAAAGGTTGGTTCCTGGCGAGGAACAGAGTAGTCGTTAATCTCCCTGTGAGTCATGTGACGGCAGCAGGAGAAACGAAAGACACCAAAAGGACCAGCGTGAACAGTTGGGTTAGCATGGAGACGAACTCTGCTACAGACAACGGAGGGAGTTCACCCTCAAGACAGGAAGACAGTGGCTGCGGGAGCTTGATGGAATCAGAGAACTCCACCAGCAGTCAGTATCCACTGACGGATGACAGGACGCCAGCAGATCCAGTTAGACAGAGAGAAGACAGTGGGGTGGGAATGGACACCAAGCTGGAGCTCTCTTCAGTTAACCTTGATGTTCCAGACCACACACACCTCATAGAGACTGGCTCTTATCTAAGCCAGCGTCCCTCCGTTTCCCAGAACCCTGCGTGCAACGAAGAGAATATACCAACAGAGACCATTTTAGCAGAAGTGGTGACGGGATACAGAGCTGGACCACAATCGTGCATCTGTTCAGGAGCGGGTCAATGCAGCTGGTGCCTTAAGTTTAGCCACTTTGTAAAGGAGGTATCTAAACACAGAGCTGTGAGCACTGAAAACGGACAACTGGACAACCAAAGTGACTTGATGGATTCCTACAATGGAAAACTAGTGTTTTCTAGTTATGCAAGTACGCCACAAATGGAAACTGTCATCTTACATGATGCAGAGACAACTATTTTACATATGAACGACACTTTTCCCCTATTAGCATCTCTGCCACTAATGAGCTGCGGACAGGACTTCAACATGAACAACATGCAACTGTCTCTGTGTGATGTGCAGATGACAAATGACTGA